The Sebaldella sp. S0638 DNA segment AGTCGAAACAACAATTATATTTAATTCTCCGCTGCTCCTATTATATTCAATCTTGCCGCCGTCTGAAAAACTCCATATTTTAGTATCTTCATTAGCTCCTGCTGGTATTGTGTCCACTTCATTATAATAAGCTCCTAATACAAAGCCTTCTTCCTGCTGGTTAGGTAGAAATATACAAACTACCGCTTCATCAATATCCGGAGTATGATAATCTTTGTCCATATGCGTTTTACTAAATATCACT contains these protein-coding regions:
- a CDS encoding phage baseplate assembly protein V, translating into MRFPDRDNKVSGELKVIFSKTHMDKDYHTPDIDEAVVCIFLPNQQEEGFVLGAYYNEVDTIPAGANEDTKIWSFSDGGKIEYNRSSGELNIIVVSTVNITAPTINLNGNVNVSGNLVTSGSTTTAAGMIDGHDHGGAVPPF